One window from the genome of Pseudonocardia hierapolitana encodes:
- a CDS encoding DUF2867 domain-containing protein, which yields MVRNVHARIVHAPVEQVGPLLDRLGGPDDVLWPTPGWHPMLLDGPVAVGAAGGHGAIRYRVTGHEPGRTVEFEFTPGPGIHGWHTFSVEPAGPDRTALRHVAEARFSGVMRLAWPLAVRWAHDAVLEELLDNAERAVGAEPVRPARRSAWVRVLRAMWTPRSRPTEPQHTPLLDGALPRVDAMDAQAVAALPGMPLDPQVWADALFRDPPRWVLAALGLRELLVGLVGIDRGGPGAFDTLARTDNEVLLGADSNHLDFRASVRREPDRVVLTTVVQLHNLRGRLYWALVRPVHPIVVRAMFTRAARRLSGVTPRKPVDRSA from the coding sequence GTGGTGCGCAACGTCCACGCGCGGATCGTTCATGCTCCGGTCGAGCAGGTCGGTCCGCTGCTCGACCGGCTCGGCGGGCCCGACGACGTGCTGTGGCCGACACCGGGCTGGCACCCGATGCTGCTGGACGGTCCGGTGGCCGTCGGGGCGGCGGGCGGGCACGGCGCGATCCGCTATCGCGTCACCGGCCACGAGCCCGGCCGCACGGTCGAGTTCGAGTTCACCCCCGGGCCGGGGATCCACGGGTGGCACACGTTCTCGGTCGAGCCCGCGGGGCCGGACCGCACCGCGCTGCGTCACGTCGCCGAGGCCCGGTTCTCCGGCGTGATGCGGCTGGCGTGGCCGCTCGCCGTCCGCTGGGCGCACGACGCGGTGCTCGAGGAGCTGCTCGACAACGCCGAGCGCGCCGTCGGGGCCGAGCCCGTTCGCCCGGCCCGCCGGTCGGCGTGGGTGCGGGTGCTGCGCGCGATGTGGACGCCCCGGTCCCGGCCCACGGAGCCGCAGCACACCCCGCTGCTGGACGGCGCGCTGCCCCGCGTCGACGCGATGGACGCGCAGGCCGTCGCCGCCCTTCCCGGCATGCCGCTCGACCCGCAGGTGTGGGCGGACGCGTTGTTCCGCGACCCACCGCGCTGGGTTCTCGCTGCCCTCGGGCTGCGTGAACTGCTGGTCGGGCTCGTCGGCATCGACCGCGGTGGCCCCGGTGCGTTCGACACGCTCGCGCGCACCGACAACGAGGTCCTGCTCGGCGCGGACTCCAACCACCTCGACTTCCGGGCGTCCGTGCGTCGCGAGCCGGACCGCGTCGTGCTGACCACGGTCGTGCAGCTGCACAACCTGCGCGGACGGCTCTACTGGGCGCTGGTGCGGCCCGTGCATCCGATCGTCGTGCGGGCGATGTTCACCCGCGCGGCGCGCCGGCTCTCGGGGGTGACGCCGCGGAAACCGGTGGACCGATCGGCGTGA
- a CDS encoding alpha/beta hydrolase, with translation MSESEEWTFAGHAGELTARTWPRPDARYIALLCHGYGEHIGRYEHVADALVRHGAVVHGIDHVGHGRSAGERVLIADYEPVVSDFHELAARVRDPKLPTVLVGHSMGGMIAARYAQRYGHELAALVLSGPVLGRWDAASGLLTLDEIPDTPIDPDTLSRDPEVGKAYADDPLVWHGRFQRPTLEAIVACLERIRDEGPLGALPTLWVHGEDDQLVPVDATREGIEALRGVVFEEKVYPGARHEVFNETNKDEVLDDVTAFLGRALGSAAR, from the coding sequence GTGTCCGAATCGGAGGAGTGGACCTTCGCGGGTCATGCCGGCGAGCTCACCGCCCGCACCTGGCCGCGCCCCGACGCGCGCTACATCGCGCTGCTCTGCCACGGCTACGGCGAGCACATCGGCCGGTACGAGCACGTCGCCGACGCCCTCGTGCGCCACGGAGCGGTCGTACACGGCATCGACCACGTCGGCCACGGCAGGAGCGCGGGCGAGCGGGTGCTGATCGCCGACTACGAGCCGGTGGTGAGCGACTTCCACGAGCTCGCCGCGAGGGTCCGCGACCCGAAGCTGCCCACCGTGCTCGTCGGGCACTCGATGGGTGGGATGATCGCCGCCCGCTACGCGCAGCGGTACGGCCACGAGCTGGCCGCCCTCGTGCTGTCCGGCCCCGTACTCGGCCGGTGGGACGCGGCGAGCGGGCTGCTCACCCTCGACGAGATCCCGGACACCCCGATCGACCCCGACACGCTCTCCCGCGACCCGGAGGTGGGCAAGGCGTACGCCGACGACCCGCTCGTGTGGCACGGCCGCTTCCAGCGCCCCACCCTCGAGGCGATCGTCGCGTGCCTCGAGCGCATCCGCGACGAGGGCCCGCTCGGCGCACTCCCCACCCTCTGGGTGCACGGCGAGGACGACCAGCTCGTCCCGGTCGACGCCACCCGCGAGGGCATCGAGGCCCTGCGCGGTGTGGTGTTCGAGGAGAAGGTCTACCCCGGCGCGCGGCACGAGGTCTTCAACGAGACCAACAAGGACGAGGTCCTGGACGACGTCACGGCCTTCCTCGGCCGAGCGCTCGGCAGTGCCGCCCGCTGA
- a CDS encoding TetR/AcrR family transcriptional regulator, producing MPAPSLRARVRAELVEEIKAAARRRLAIDGPGLTLRAVARDLEMVPSALYRYFDGRDALLTALITEAYDELGAAADAAEAAEDPADLRARWMALCRAVRRWALDHPAEYALLYGTPVPGYTAPSDTVPPASRVVVALVRVAAEADAGGAPVAPALHADLDRIVAQAPGPPPDARPSDPALLAGLAAWSQLFGLVSFEVFGRLAGMFEDPAGHFDHQMQTMADLAGLP from the coding sequence GTGCCCGCCCCGTCCCTGCGCGCCCGGGTGCGCGCCGAGCTCGTGGAAGAGATCAAGGCCGCCGCCCGCCGCCGCCTGGCGATCGACGGCCCCGGCCTGACCCTCCGCGCGGTGGCGCGCGACCTCGAGATGGTGCCGTCCGCGCTCTACCGCTACTTCGACGGCCGCGACGCCCTGCTCACCGCGCTCATCACGGAGGCGTACGACGAGCTCGGCGCGGCCGCGGATGCGGCGGAGGCCGCCGAGGACCCGGCCGACCTGCGGGCCCGCTGGATGGCGCTCTGCCGGGCGGTGCGGCGCTGGGCGCTGGACCACCCCGCCGAGTACGCGCTGCTCTACGGCACGCCGGTGCCCGGCTACACGGCACCCTCCGACACGGTGCCGCCCGCGTCGCGCGTGGTCGTGGCGCTGGTCCGGGTGGCCGCCGAGGCGGACGCGGGGGGCGCACCGGTCGCCCCGGCCCTGCACGCGGATCTCGACCGGATCGTCGCGCAGGCACCCGGCCCGCCCCCGGACGCCCGCCCGAGCGACCCGGCACTGCTCGCCGGGCTGGCGGCGTGGAGCCAGCTCTTCGGGCTGGTGAGCTTCGAGGTGTTCGGCCGGCTTGCGGGGATGTTCGAGGACCCGGCAGGCCACTTCGACCACCAGATGCAGACGATGGCCGATCTCGCAGGCCTGCCCTGA
- a CDS encoding acyl-CoA thioesterase, with protein MSDVFTFPFTVRYMEVDAQGVVFNGWYLTYFDEAMSAFLTARGLPYQKMIEAGYDVQLVRSEIDWRSGLRWQDRAEVAVSTARIGRTSFALDFEVRRDGHEVTCSGRTVYVVIATDGSGKREIPPPIADALGDPAPLRAD; from the coding sequence ATGAGCGACGTCTTCACCTTCCCCTTCACCGTCCGGTACATGGAGGTCGACGCCCAGGGCGTCGTGTTCAACGGCTGGTACCTGACCTACTTCGACGAGGCCATGTCCGCGTTCCTCACCGCGCGCGGGCTGCCGTACCAGAAGATGATCGAGGCGGGCTACGACGTGCAGCTGGTGCGGTCGGAGATCGACTGGAGGTCCGGGCTGCGCTGGCAGGACCGGGCGGAGGTGGCCGTGTCGACCGCCCGCATCGGACGCACCAGCTTCGCCCTCGACTTCGAGGTGCGGCGCGACGGGCACGAGGTCACGTGCTCGGGTCGCACCGTCTACGTGGTGATCGCCACCGACGGCTCCGGCAAGCGCGAGATCCCGCCGCCGATCGCGGACGCACTGGGCGACCCTGCCCCGCTGCGGGCCGACTGA
- a CDS encoding NAD-dependent epimerase/dehydratase family protein, with protein MALHVIVGAGAVGVATAHLLAERGEQVRLVSRRGTGPEHPSVEQVAADATDSAALARVARGAVALYNCAAPPYHRWTLEWPPLADALLDAAEACGVVLVSAGNLYLYGPVDGPLTEDLPPRPVGPKARVRARMWQDALARHEAGRIRTADVRASDHLGAGSQSLLTLAVLPRVLAGERASVPADLDAPHTWTAVGDVARALVAVADDERTWGRAWHVPSAPPLSLREVVTRACALAGAPQPRLSTMPGLVLWLGGLGDPLVRELRETQYQFRRPFVMDSTAATAALGITATPIEESLTETVRGVTPARR; from the coding sequence GTGGCGCTGCATGTGATCGTGGGAGCGGGTGCCGTGGGAGTGGCGACAGCGCACCTGCTCGCCGAGCGCGGTGAGCAGGTGCGGCTGGTCAGTCGCCGAGGCACCGGGCCGGAGCACCCGTCTGTCGAGCAGGTGGCGGCGGACGCGACCGACTCCGCCGCACTCGCCCGCGTCGCCCGGGGCGCGGTCGCCCTCTACAACTGCGCCGCGCCGCCGTACCACCGCTGGACGCTCGAGTGGCCGCCGCTGGCGGACGCTCTGCTCGACGCGGCCGAGGCATGCGGCGTCGTTCTCGTCTCGGCCGGCAACCTCTACCTGTACGGCCCGGTCGACGGTCCGCTCACCGAGGACCTGCCCCCGCGGCCGGTCGGCCCGAAGGCGCGGGTGCGGGCCCGGATGTGGCAGGACGCGCTCGCCCGGCACGAGGCGGGCCGGATCCGGACGGCGGATGTGCGGGCCTCCGACCACCTCGGCGCCGGGAGCCAGTCCCTGCTCACGCTCGCGGTGCTGCCCCGGGTGCTCGCGGGCGAGCGGGCGAGCGTGCCCGCCGACCTCGACGCCCCGCACACCTGGACCGCGGTCGGCGACGTCGCCCGCGCCCTCGTCGCCGTCGCCGACGACGAGCGGACCTGGGGCCGGGCGTGGCACGTGCCGAGCGCGCCGCCGCTGTCCCTCCGCGAGGTCGTCACCCGCGCGTGCGCGCTCGCCGGCGCGCCGCAGCCTCGGCTGTCGACGATGCCCGGGCTCGTCCTGTGGCTCGGCGGGCTGGGGGACCCGCTGGTCCGCGAGCTGCGGGAGACCCAGTACCAGTTCCGCAGGCCGTTCGTCATGGACTCGACGGCCGCCACCGCGGCCCTGGGCATCACGGCGACACCGATCGAGGAGAGCCTGACCGAGACGGTTCGCGGAGTGACGCCCGCACGCCGCTGA
- a CDS encoding MerR family transcriptional regulator codes for MAAPSLPDRGELLTIDQLADRSGITVRNIRYYAARGLLPPPQLRGRTGLYGPDHLARLELVSELSALGFTLSAIEGHLERLPRHAGHAELALHRALLTPWVPEEIEEVDRAELEKRAGRALSAEDVDSLRDLGAVTPLPDDRFQLHGAGTLGSALTVIESDLPTDVWRRAHGLIEKHTTALAEDLMAMFQDEVLQPYRDRGHRADERNRLAAALSQLKPVTVLGLVTAFGRAVNRTIRERLGD; via the coding sequence ATGGCGGCACCATCGCTACCCGACCGGGGCGAGCTCCTCACGATCGACCAGCTCGCCGACCGCTCGGGCATCACGGTCCGCAACATCCGGTACTACGCCGCGCGTGGGCTGCTCCCCCCGCCGCAGCTGCGCGGCCGCACCGGTCTGTACGGGCCCGACCACCTCGCCCGGCTGGAGCTGGTGAGCGAGCTGTCCGCGCTGGGGTTCACCCTCTCCGCGATCGAGGGCCACCTGGAACGCCTCCCCCGGCACGCGGGGCACGCGGAGCTGGCGCTGCACCGCGCGCTGCTCACCCCGTGGGTGCCGGAGGAGATCGAGGAGGTCGACCGGGCCGAGCTGGAGAAGCGCGCCGGCCGCGCCCTGTCGGCCGAGGACGTCGACTCGCTGCGCGACCTCGGCGCCGTCACACCGTTGCCCGACGACCGCTTCCAGCTGCACGGTGCCGGCACGCTCGGCAGCGCCCTCACCGTGATCGAGTCGGATCTGCCGACGGACGTGTGGCGGCGCGCACACGGGCTCATCGAGAAACACACCACGGCCCTGGCCGAGGATCTGATGGCGATGTTCCAGGACGAGGTGCTGCAGCCCTACCGCGACCGCGGCCACCGCGCCGACGAGCGGAACCGCCTCGCGGCGGCGCTGTCCCAGCTCAAGCCGGTCACGGTGCTCGGGCTGGTCACGGCGTTCGGGCGCGCGGTGAACCGGACGATCCGGGAACGGTTGGGCGATTGA
- a CDS encoding phosphotransferase family protein, whose product MVNGGGARLGIDEVPERVRRAIEEILGAPVVAAHSQPGGFSPGLAARLVLADGRRAFAKAVGAERNPDAPVFHRREVEVLAALPPDLPVPRLLGSYDDGDWVALVVEDVDGEAPAEPWHPAQLARVVEAMAELADRLTPSPIARGPVASLDEKAFRGWRTLAADPSAAAPLGPVVCARLDELAAIEEGWTAAAEGRSLVHGDLRADNILLTPDEVVFVDWPHARIGAPWLDLLFLLPSAAATGTDPEEVWAAYPPARAADPDAVTAVLVALTGFFLRQSVLPPPPNLEKVRAFQRVQGEAALRWVDARIR is encoded by the coding sequence GTGGTGAACGGAGGCGGGGCCCGGCTCGGTATCGACGAGGTGCCGGAGCGCGTGCGCCGGGCGATCGAGGAGATCCTCGGCGCCCCGGTCGTGGCGGCGCACTCCCAGCCCGGCGGGTTCTCGCCCGGCCTCGCCGCGCGCCTCGTGCTCGCCGACGGACGACGCGCGTTCGCCAAGGCGGTGGGTGCGGAGCGCAACCCGGACGCCCCGGTCTTCCACCGGCGCGAGGTGGAGGTGCTCGCCGCCCTGCCGCCCGACCTGCCCGTGCCGAGGCTCCTCGGCAGCTACGACGACGGCGACTGGGTGGCGCTCGTCGTCGAGGACGTCGACGGGGAGGCACCCGCCGAGCCGTGGCACCCTGCCCAGCTCGCCAGGGTCGTCGAGGCGATGGCGGAGCTCGCCGACCGGCTCACCCCCAGCCCGATCGCACGCGGGCCGGTCGCCTCGCTCGACGAGAAGGCGTTCCGGGGCTGGCGGACCCTCGCCGCCGACCCGTCCGCGGCCGCCCCACTCGGCCCGGTGGTGTGCGCCCGGCTCGACGAGCTCGCCGCGATCGAGGAGGGCTGGACGGCCGCCGCCGAGGGACGCTCGCTGGTGCACGGCGACCTGCGCGCCGACAACATCCTGCTGACGCCCGACGAGGTGGTCTTCGTCGACTGGCCGCACGCCCGGATCGGCGCGCCGTGGCTCGACCTGCTGTTCCTGCTGCCCAGCGCCGCGGCCACCGGCACCGACCCGGAGGAGGTCTGGGCCGCCTACCCGCCGGCGCGGGCCGCCGATCCGGACGCGGTCACGGCCGTTCTCGTCGCGCTGACGGGGTTCTTCCTGCGCCAGTCGGTGCTGCCGCCACCGCCGAACCTGGAGAAGGTGCGGGCGTTCCAGCGGGTGCAGGGCGAGGCGGCGCTGCGCTGGGTGGACGCGCGGATTCGCTGA